A segment of the Pseudoalteromonas piscicida genome:
CCTAAAGCCGAATATTTGCCAGAGGGAGAGGAGCCAAAAGCGTTCTCTATGATGATAGCGCCTCCGGGCTATAACCTCAGCCATATGCGAAAAATTGGTGATGAACTACTTCCTTATTTAAATAAGCATTTGGAAAAAGATGACAGCGATTTTGTATCAGGTAACACGTCGTTGCCACCTTTAAAGTATTATTCGATGTCTGTTGGTGTCGGTAGCATTTGGCTATTGAGTGAACCATACAACCGTGAATACATCGATGAAATGATGGAGGCAATCACGACCAAGTTTAGAAGCTACCCAGGAATGCGTGCATTTTCTTCACGAGGCTCGATTATCTCCAGTAATGATGGCGGTTCAAGAGCGGTGGCTTTGGATATTAGCGGTACAGATCAAACGGCGCTCTACCGAGCGGCAGATGCAGTGTACCGGTTAGCGGGGGAGGTCTTTGATAATCCACAAGTGGATTCTGCGCCATCTTCTCTGACACTCGACCAACCGTTAATAGAGATTCAACCAAGGTGGCAACGGCTGGCTGAAGTGGGTATGAGTGCTGACGAACTCGGCTATACGGTCGCAGCTCTGAGTGACGGCGCTTATGTTGATGAGTTGATTTTAGACGATGACAAAGTAGACGTCTTTTTATTTTCTGAGTCGGGTAATCAGCAAAGTCTTTCGCAATTAGCGCAATCTCCAGTTGTAACCAAAGCTGGACTGATCCCGCTGAGCGCTTTGGCCGATCTACGAGAAAAAGCAGACAGTGATAGTTTGCGTCGAGTTGATGGGCGTAGAACCGTGACTGTATATATTATTCCACCAAGAAATGTTGCGCTAGAGGAAGCGCAGGAATTAGTAAGAACGGAATTATTACCGCAGCTTCAGAGGCAGGGCGATCTGCTTCCTGGTGTCAATGTGAGTATCGGTGGCGCTGCCGACCAACTAGACAAAACCAAAGAAGCGCTGGGCAGTAATTTTGTCGTTGCATTAGCGCTGTGTTACTTATTACTTGTCGCAATCTTCAAGCATTGGGGCTATCCGCTATTTATTATGGCAACAGTGCCGCTTGGCATGGCAGGGGGTTTACTTGGACTAATTGCTATTAATGGCATTGGTAGCATAACAGGCACTTTCCATCAGCCTTTTGACATGATCACTATGCTCGGCTTTTTAATCTTGTTAGGGACTGTGGTGAATAACCCTATTCTGATTGTCGATCAAAGCCGCAGAAACCTTGAGAGTACTGCGATGAGTGTGTATGAGGCGGTGATCTCAGCACTACAAACGCGATTAAAACCGATTGTGATGTCAACGATGACAACCCTATGCGGTCTTGCGCCATTGGTGTTCATTCCAGGAGAAGGAGCTGAGCTTTATCGAGGCGTTGGCATGATAGTGCTTTGTGGTATTGCTATGGCAACTATCGTTACACTCACCATTTTACCGGCGCTATTAGTCAGCTTTTTAAAACGGCCGATAGAGAGTTCTGTAAGCAAACTTTAACCATATATTAATCACACTGTGGATATTATGAATGCCTTGCTTGAACGTTTCTGTTCAGCAGGGCATTTTTTATTGCTAAGTTGTATGGAAGCTTGAATTTCTAGGTTTTGCCCTCAGTAAAATAAGATGCGTACAGGTTTATATAATAAAAAGAGCACAACATGACAAATAACATACGCTCTGCAATTATCGCTGAGGGCGGAGGTCAAAAAGGCATTTTTACAGCGGGCGTGCTTGATGCTTTTCTTGAGAAAAAATTTACGCCTTTTGATTTAAAAGTGGGTGTCTCAGCGGGCGCACAAAACCTCGCAGCTTATTGCGCTCGCGCCAGTCAATATGCGCAAACCGCTATCGAATCACTTACAACGGAGCAGCAGTTTTTCCGTCCCGCGCGATTTTTTACTGGTGGTAACGTCATTGACTTGGATTGGTATTTTCAACAAGTAGAGCACAGCGGCAAAGTACGGTTTCCAACTGAGCCTAATCACCTCACGCCGGAAAGTAACTTTTATGCGGTTGCAAGTCACTTAGACTCGCTTGAGCCACATTATTTGCATACCTGGCACGATAACATGTTTACCCATTTAAAGGCTTCTAGTGCAATCCCTTTTTTATATCGTCCAGGCGTTAAAGTTGCGGGTCACGGCATGATGGATGGTGGTGTAGCCGATCCTTTACCCGTACGCTGGGCACACAGTCAAGGGGCAAAGACGATTTGGGTGATCAGAACCATTGAGGCACATGACGATGGCAAAATGCCAGTGCTTGAGCGCTTAAAGCCAATCATGCGACGCGTTAATCAATCTCCTCGAATGTTTGAAATGTATCATCACTATCAAAGTCGTTATGCCGATGCGGTTAACTTTATGAATTCACCACCAGAAGATGTTAACGTCATTCAAATAGCGCCCAATAGACCACTGGAATCTATGATTTTAGGCTCAAGCCCAGAGACCTTAAAGTCAGATTATAAATTGGGATTTGAACTTGGATTAAAAGCGGTAGATAAATGGCGAGATATGCTTGAAGTAAGTGTAATGTGACAAGCAAGTCTCAGGTTGAGACTTGCTAAGTAACCTGAGCTGCGGATAATTAATGCCTTTCTAGCAGCCAGTTTTAGCGCTAACTGCGTTGTGCTTGAACGTTTCTGTTCAGCAGGGCATTTTTTATTGCTAAGTTGTATGGAAGCTTGAATTTCTAGGTTTTGCCCTCAGTAAAATAAGATGCGTACAGGTTTATATAATAAAAAGAGCACAACATGACAAATAACATACGCTCTGCAATTATCGCTGAGGGCGGAGGTCAAAAAGGCATTTTTACAGCGGGCGTGCTTGATGCTTTTCTTGAGAAAAAATTTACGCCTTTTGATTTAAAAGTGGGTGTCTCAGCGGGCGCACAAAACCTCGCAGCTTATTGCGCTCGCGCCAGTCAATATGCGCAAACCGCTATCGAATCACTTACAACGGAGCAGCAGTTTTTCCGTCCCGCGCGATTTTTTACTGGTGGTAACGTCATTGACTTGGATTGGTATTTTCAACAAGTAGAGCACAGCGGCAAAGTACGGTTTCCAACTGAGCCTAATCACCTCACGCCGGAAAGTAACTTTTATGCGGTTGCAAGTCACTTAGACTCGCTTGAGCCACATTATTTGCATACCTGGCACGATAACATGTTTACCCATTTAAAGGCTTCTAGTGCAATCCCTTTTTTATATCGTCCAGGCGTTAAAGTTGCGGGTCACGGCATGATGGATGGTGGTGTAGCCGATCCTTTACCCGTACGCTGGGCACACAGTCAAGGGGCAAAGACGATTTGGGTGATCAGAACCATTGAGGCACATGACGATGGCAAAATGCCAGTGCTTGAGCGCTTAAAGCCAATCATGCGACGCGTTAATCAATCTCCTCGAATGTTTGAAATGTATCATCACTATCAAAGTCGTTATGCCGATGCGGTTAACTTTATGAATTCACCACCAGAAGATGTTAACGTCATTCAAATAGCGCCCAATAGACCACTGGAATCTATGATTTTAGGCTCAAGCCCAGAGACCTTAAAGTCAGATTATAAATTGGGATTTGAACTTGGATTAAAAGCGGTAGATAAATGGCGAGATATGCTTGAAGTAAGTGTAATGTGACAAGCAAGTCTCAGGTTGAGACTTGCTAAGTAACCTGAGCTGCGGATAATTAATGCCTTTCTAGCAGCCAGTTTTAGCGCTAACTGCGTTGAATTCACTTCCAATAGCCAGCTATTGGTGCGTAAATTCGCCTTGTTTTCCCTAAAACTCTCTGGCTAGACAAGGAAAAAACTAAGTTGTTCTTTAGCAACAATGAGTTGGAACATTCCTTATCCAAACCTCAGGTTAAGTATTATGTGCGTTTAAGACTTGCGAATTGAAATAGAAGTCGCTTCAATATCAATTCGGCCGTCTTTAAACAAACCACCGATGGCTTTTTTAAAGTTAGCTTTAGAGGTAGAGAAAGTACGCTTGATTGCGTCAGGATCTGACTTATCGCCTAGCGGTAAATAGCCCCCACTTTCTTCGAGCTTGCTATAAATGATTTCCGCAAGGTCTTTAACCTTACCAATACCCGGCTTTTCTAACACGATATCAATCTTATCTTCGTCATGAACTGCTTTTACAAAGCCCTTCATGCGCTGACCAATATACATCCGCTTAAATACATCATTGAAAAAGACCAATCCAAAGTGTTTTTCATTGACTATCACTTTATAGCCAAGATCGGTTTTTGCCGCGACGATTAGGTCTACTTCTTCGAATTTTTCGTACTCGGCTTTTGATTTACTCAAAAATTTACCCAACGCACTAGACGCACAAATACGCTTACTGGCGTTGTCTAGGTAAAGCCTAACCAAATAGCTATAGCCGTCGCGCATTTTCGGTTTTTGTTCATTGAAAGGCGCTAACACGTCTTTTTCAATACCCAAATCCATAAAAGCACCAACCTTATTGATCTCTTTTACGCGAAGCAGGGCAAACTCACCGACTTGTGCAAGTGGCTTTTTGGTTGTTGCCGTTGCGTGTCCCAAGTTATCTAAATAGATAAATACTTCAACAGAGTCACCTTCTTCGGTGTGCTTTGGCACCTCTGCTCGAGGAAGAAATACGTCACCAAGCTCACCACCGTTTAAATAAGCCCCTTCAGCGGTAAGCTCTTCAATGGTTAACATTTTGATTTGACCTAACATGATTATTCCTCGTCAGTTTGTGGTTTTGGTTTGCGACGCATCGGCATAGTACCGTCAATATCAATCGGTGGCGGGACCACTTTTCTCGGTTTTGACTTTTTCACCGGCTTTTTCTTAGGTTTACTTGTTTGCTTTGGCGCAGACTCTGCAGGGCGATTTTTACTCTGCTGCGGTTTTTGCTTAAGTCCTTTGAATTTACCAACAAGACCGGGGACTTCTTCAAAACGTAGTGGCTCATCAAGATAGTTTTTGATTGCCACATAGCTATCCCAATCTTTAGGACCAACAAATGAAATCGCAGTGCCTTTAAACCCGGCACGTCCTGTACGACCGATACGGTGGACATATTCTTCTGCCTGCTTAGGCAAGTCAAAATTCATAACATGGGTAACAGAGAGCAAATCGAGACCACGAGAAGCAACGTCTGTGGTAACAAGTACTTTATAGATACCACGGCTGAAGCTTTCCATAATGTCTAACCGCTTATTTTGCGGCATATCGCCCGACAACGATACCGCTTTAATCGACATCTCATTTAACAGTTTGCTTAATCGGTCTGTGTCGCCACGAGTTGCGGTAAAGATAATGCACTGTCCTACGTCATCTTGTGTGATGAAGTGCTTAAGCAGCGCTTCTTTATGATCTAAATGATCGGCAAAGTAGAGTGCTTGCTTAATGTCTTCATGCTGCTGGTGGGCATTGCTTAACATAATGCGCTTTGGCGATTTAAGTAATTGACGTGACGATGCTTCAACTTGGGTATGGTCTAGCGTGGCTGAAAATAGCAGCGTTTGTCTTTGGCGGTGATCCGCAGAATCATTAATGACGTCCAACTGTTTTTCAAAGCCAAGGTCAAACATACGATCTGCTTCATCAAAAATAAGCAGTTCAAGACCGCCTAAAAATAATGAACGATTTTCAACGTGATCGGCAATACGACCAGGAGTACCCACCACAAAATGCGGGTCGCGGCGTAGCGCTTTTACCTGATCATTGTAGTTTTCACCACCCAAAATCTTACAGACTTGAATATTAGTGCCAGCACACAGTGCACGACACTCAGAGAATACTTGAGTCGCGAGTTCACGAGTTGGAGCTACGATAACAACGCGAGGATCGCGTTTACTCAGCGCTTTTTGTTTCATTACACGCTGTACGGCAGGCAGCAAGAAGGCTAGGGTTTTGCCAGAGCCTGTTTTAGACTGCGCAAAAACATCGTGGCCAGCTAGAGCCGTTGGGATGGCATGCGCTTGGATCTCGGTCGGTTCCGTGATCCCTTGGTGAGCCAGTTGTTGTTCTAGGCGCGTATCTATCCCAAGTTCAGTGAATCTCAAGTCAATTTCTCCAAGTCTTGAATTTTAAAAACACGAGATTATACCAAAGCATAGACGCTATCGGATATAGAATTTGTGTTTTTTGCATTTTAATCAAAAATCCGTAAAATACGCGCCTCAGCGCCGGGTTTGCGACTCGGTTTTCGTGCTTTACACATCGTCATGCTTAATGTGTAAGCTAATCAAAGCTTAAATCTAGGAAAATACAATGTCAGAACAATACGTTGTTTGTGCTATGTACAAGTTTGTCTCTTTACCTAACTATCAAGAGATAAGACAGCCACTTCACGATGTGATGGAAGCGAATGAAGTTCGCGGTACGTTACTACTTGCCGAAGAAGGCATTAACGGTACCGTTGCCGGTAAACGTGAAGGCATTGATGCGCTACTTACATGGTTAGACAAACAACCGGGCCTTGATAACATCGTTTATAAAGAGTCGTTCGATGAAACTTGCCCTTTCTACCGCACTAAAGTAAAGCTTAAGAAAGAAATCGTGACCATGGGTGTGCAAGGTATAAACCCTAAAGAAGTGGTTGGTACGTACGTAAAACCACAAGATTGGAACGCATTGATTTCAGATCCTGACGTTGTGCTAGTTGATACGCGTAACGACTATGAAATCGAGATCGGTACGTTTAAAAATGCCATCGATCCTAAAACCAAGACTTTCCGTGAGTTCCCTGAGTGGGCGCAAAATAACTTAAACCCAGAAAAACACAAAAAAGTGGCGATGTTCTGTACTGGCGGGATCCGCTGTGAAAAATCGACAGCGTATATGAAAGAGCAAGGCTTCGAAGAGGTTTATCACTTGGAAGGCGGCATTCTAAAATACTTAGAAGACGTGCCAAAAGAAGAAACCATGTGGGAAGGCGAGTGTTTTGTGTTTGATAACCGTGTTGCTGTCGATCATGATTTAAACAAAGGGTCTTATGATCAATGCCATGCTTGTCGTATGCCAATCACGGAAGCAGAGAAACAACTCGAAGAATATATGGAAGGGGTGTCTTGTCACCACTGCCACAAAGACTTAACAGAAGAGCAAGTTGCACGATTTGCTGAGCGCCAAAAGCAAATTGAACTGGCGAAGCTACGCGGCGAAGGTCATATCGGTCATGAAGCACAGGATGCTATTCGTAAGCGTAAAGAAGAAAAGCTAGCGCAAAAAGAAGCGCAACGTCAAAAGCGCTAAAGGTGCATTGTACTAAGAATACATAACAAGGGGACCAGATGGTCCCTTTTCTCTGCTAAACTTTCATTGCAAGCTATTTGCGCAGGCGCCATTCGCTCTGCAAACTTTTCATATTAGGTGTGTAGCCTTTTCTAATTCACGTATTCAAATTCTTTTAAATCTAATTCTGAAATTAAATTAATTCATAATAATCAATGGGATATTCATTATTCTCAGATTGGTGTCTTCCTTGCTTATTTAAAGGCTATCGCTGTAAATCTAAAAATTGATTTACGCCGTTAAATTTTTGAAGGAGCTTTATGATGTCAAATACGGTAACCACAATTAATCCTGCGACAGAGCAACCCGTTAATGAATATACGTTAATGAGCTTGGACGAGGCGCAAAAGTCGGTGGACTTAGCCAATGATTGTTATTCATTTTGGAAGAAAACCACATTTACGCAAAGAGCACAAAAGCTAAACAGGCTTGCTGACTTAATCGAGGAAAATAAATCCAAGTTAGTCTCACTGATGACCGAGGAAATGGGCAAGGTGACGGAGCAGGGTGAACAGGAAGTTTCTTTGTGTGCTGAAATTTGCCGATATACCGCTGAACATGGCGAAAAAGAATTACAGGATGAGCATCGGGTATTTGAGCAGGGACACGCCATTATCACTTATCAACCAATAGGCGTGATCTTAGGAATACAACCTTGGAACTTTCCGCTTTATCAGGTTATCAGATACAGTGTTTCGAACGTGATGGCGGGTAATACCACGGTAATGAAACATGCCTCAAATGTATTTGGAATGGCTAAATTAATTGAAGAGTTGTATTTAGAGGCCGGTTTTCCAAAAGGTTGCTATCAATCACTGTTAATTGATGGTGAGACAGCAAGCGAATTGATAAAGAATCCATATATTCGCGGGGTTACGTTTACCGGAAGCGATAAAGTAGGTAAACAAGTTGCAAAACAAGCTGCTGAGCTCTCTAAGAAAACCGTCCTAGAACTTGGCAGTAACGATGCCTTTGTGGTGCTGGCAGATGCTGATATTAATAAAGCGGTGTCCGCGTGTATTCAAGGTCGTATTGTCAACAACGGTGAAACCTGCGTTGCAGCAAAGCGCTTTATTATCGTTGATGAGATTTATGATCAATTTAGAGAGGCTTTTGTGGCTGGCTTTAAGCAGCTTAAGGTGGGAGATCCAAGCGCAGCAGACACCGACTTAGGTCCAATGGCGCGTAAAGATCTACGTGATGAATTACACCAACAAGTCGAAGAATCGGTTAATGCGGGTGCAAACTGTACACTTGGTGGAGAAATTCCAAAGCAACAAGGCTTTTATTATCCAGTCACCATTTTGGAAGACGTTAAACCCGGTATGCCGGCTTATGATGATGAACTCTTTGGCCCTGTGGCGTCGCTGATCCGTGTGCATGATGAGGCTGAGGCGATGATGGTAGCCAATGATTCACGCTATGGTTTAGGTGGCGGGATTTTTTCTGAAGACACACAACGTGCAACAGAGCTTGCTATTAAGGAGTTTGATACTGGCATGGTGAATATCAATGGCTATTCGTTGGCACAACCAAACTTGCCGTTTGGTGGTGTTAAAGACAGTGGCTATGGTAGAGAGCATGGTGGCTTTGGGATCAAAGAGTTTGTTAACGTGAAAACCGTGATGGTCGCAAGCGCTGAATAACGCTAACCGCTCCTGATGTTAGCTTTTACGCTGGAGCCAGTAATACTGGCTCTTTGCATTTTAAATTGGTTATAATTCGCGTCCATTTTTTAC
Coding sequences within it:
- a CDS encoding patatin-like phospholipase family protein; its protein translation is MTNNIRSAIIAEGGGQKGIFTAGVLDAFLEKKFTPFDLKVGVSAGAQNLAAYCARASQYAQTAIESLTTEQQFFRPARFFTGGNVIDLDWYFQQVEHSGKVRFPTEPNHLTPESNFYAVASHLDSLEPHYLHTWHDNMFTHLKASSAIPFLYRPGVKVAGHGMMDGGVADPLPVRWAHSQGAKTIWVIRTIEAHDDGKMPVLERLKPIMRRVNQSPRMFEMYHHYQSRYADAVNFMNSPPEDVNVIQIAPNRPLESMILGSSPETLKSDYKLGFELGLKAVDKWRDMLEVSVM
- a CDS encoding CvfB family protein, with the translated sequence MLGQIKMLTIEELTAEGAYLNGGELGDVFLPRAEVPKHTEEGDSVEVFIYLDNLGHATATTKKPLAQVGEFALLRVKEINKVGAFMDLGIEKDVLAPFNEQKPKMRDGYSYLVRLYLDNASKRICASSALGKFLSKSKAEYEKFEEVDLIVAAKTDLGYKVIVNEKHFGLVFFNDVFKRMYIGQRMKGFVKAVHDEDKIDIVLEKPGIGKVKDLAEIIYSKLEESGGYLPLGDKSDPDAIKRTFSTSKANFKKAIGGLFKDGRIDIEATSISIRKS
- a CDS encoding DEAD/DEAH box helicase, which gives rise to MRFTELGIDTRLEQQLAHQGITEPTEIQAHAIPTALAGHDVFAQSKTGSGKTLAFLLPAVQRVMKQKALSKRDPRVVIVAPTRELATQVFSECRALCAGTNIQVCKILGGENYNDQVKALRRDPHFVVGTPGRIADHVENRSLFLGGLELLIFDEADRMFDLGFEKQLDVINDSADHRQRQTLLFSATLDHTQVEASSRQLLKSPKRIMLSNAHQQHEDIKQALYFADHLDHKEALLKHFITQDDVGQCIIFTATRGDTDRLSKLLNEMSIKAVSLSGDMPQNKRLDIMESFSRGIYKVLVTTDVASRGLDLLSVTHVMNFDLPKQAEEYVHRIGRTGRAGFKGTAISFVGPKDWDSYVAIKNYLDEPLRFEEVPGLVGKFKGLKQKPQQSKNRPAESAPKQTSKPKKKPVKKSKPRKVVPPPIDIDGTMPMRRKPKPQTDEE
- a CDS encoding oxygen-dependent tRNA uridine(34) hydroxylase TrhO — protein: MSEQYVVCAMYKFVSLPNYQEIRQPLHDVMEANEVRGTLLLAEEGINGTVAGKREGIDALLTWLDKQPGLDNIVYKESFDETCPFYRTKVKLKKEIVTMGVQGINPKEVVGTYVKPQDWNALISDPDVVLVDTRNDYEIEIGTFKNAIDPKTKTFREFPEWAQNNLNPEKHKKVAMFCTGGIRCEKSTAYMKEQGFEEVYHLEGGILKYLEDVPKEETMWEGECFVFDNRVAVDHDLNKGSYDQCHACRMPITEAEKQLEEYMEGVSCHHCHKDLTEEQVARFAERQKQIELAKLRGEGHIGHEAQDAIRKRKEEKLAQKEAQRQKR
- a CDS encoding NAD-dependent succinate-semialdehyde dehydrogenase; translation: MSNTVTTINPATEQPVNEYTLMSLDEAQKSVDLANDCYSFWKKTTFTQRAQKLNRLADLIEENKSKLVSLMTEEMGKVTEQGEQEVSLCAEICRYTAEHGEKELQDEHRVFEQGHAIITYQPIGVILGIQPWNFPLYQVIRYSVSNVMAGNTTVMKHASNVFGMAKLIEELYLEAGFPKGCYQSLLIDGETASELIKNPYIRGVTFTGSDKVGKQVAKQAAELSKKTVLELGSNDAFVVLADADINKAVSACIQGRIVNNGETCVAAKRFIIVDEIYDQFREAFVAGFKQLKVGDPSAADTDLGPMARKDLRDELHQQVEESVNAGANCTLGGEIPKQQGFYYPVTILEDVKPGMPAYDDELFGPVASLIRVHDEAEAMMVANDSRYGLGGGIFSEDTQRATELAIKEFDTGMVNINGYSLAQPNLPFGGVKDSGYGREHGGFGIKEFVNVKTVMVASAE